Genomic window (Vampirovibrionales bacterium):
TTGGCGCTGCCTGTTCGCCAACGACATCGATCCGCGCAAAACCCGCGCCTATGCCGATAACTGGGGCGACGACAGCTTGCGGACCGCTGACGTTGGGACGCTGCGCCCGCGCGACCTGCCGGGGCGCGCGGCCTTGGTCTGGGCCTCGTTCCCGTGTCAGGATTTATCGCTGGCAGGCCCGGGCGCCGGGTTAGCAGGCGCGCGATCGGGCGTCTTCTGGCCGTTCTGGTCGCTGATAGAAGGCCTTGTCGCCGAAAAGCGGGCGCCCCGCGTCATTGCGCTGGAAAACGTCCTGGGCGCCCTCAGCGCACACGGCGGACAGGATTTCACCGCGATTTGCGCCGCGCTCTGCGGGGCGGGCTATACGATCGGCGCGCTGGCCGTCGACGCTGCGCTGTTCTTGCCGCAATCGCGCCCCCGACTGTTTATTATCGGCGTTCGCCACGATACGCCTTTTTCGGCGGCGCTGACCGACGAGCATCCTCATTGCCTGTGGGCGCCGCCGGGGCTTCGCGCCGCTTATGATCGGCTGCCTTCGCCGCTGCGCTCGCGTTGGCGCTGGTGGCGTCTACCCGCCCCCAGCCCACGGTCCTTGCGCCTGAGCGACCTACTAGAGGACAACCCCCCGGACGTTCGCTGGCAGTCGCCGGAAGAAACCGCGCAGTTACTGGCGATGAT
Coding sequences:
- a CDS encoding DNA cytosine methyltransferase, which produces MSARLGYYEFFCGGGMARAALNGSPWRCLFANDIDPRKTRAYADNWGDDSLRTADVGTLRPRDLPGRAALVWASFPCQDLSLAGPGAGLAGARSGVFWPFWSLIEGLVAEKRAPRVIALENVLGALSAHGGQDFTAICAALCGAGYTIGALAVDAALFLPQSRPRLFIIGVRHDTPFSAALTDEHPHCLWAPPGLRAAYDRLPSPLRSRWRWWRLPAPSPRSLRLSDLLEDNPPDVRWQSPEETAQLLAMMSDCQLKKIEDARLCGAPTFGTLYKRTRCDASGRKIQRAEVRFDGIAGCLRTPAGGSSRQRILSVTGDCVRSRLLSSREAARLMGLPDVYRLPPRYNEAYHLLGDGVAVPVVDHLARHLLQPLLQGHHVASDAA